From the genome of Carassius auratus strain Wakin unplaced genomic scaffold, ASM336829v1 scaf_tig00027330, whole genome shotgun sequence, one region includes:
- the LOC113079211 gene encoding adhesion G protein-coupled receptor F5-like produces the protein MDNCIYDYIDNLKNQLESLRVEEIPGFMANLSSVTEQNGIDIIQSAATVKAIVDILFKIANFPQATSFNSTVMGSFLNTVDVIVSVNVSNTWSKLNKGNNTGDTSIKLLSAIENISDRLTDEFAFNKTSIQLNRTTFNNSFTLTSALPNSTTEIVLPLVPHETTITIIIFTTLDKVLPSQGTNDSRKSDVRINGDVVVVKVNETLNNISLTFDITDQSLGNPQCVFWNFNLNTWDSTGCKVKRNSTGNITCECNHTTSFSILMSPFNIDPNYRTALAYITYIGVAISMASLIICLIIEAIVWKSVRRNDTSYMRHVSIVNIAVSLLIANICFIIGAAIAEQEQPTSVGRCSPVVFFMHFFYLALFFWMLMSALLLFYRTVMVLSQMSRAKMMVIAFMSGYGAPLLIAVITVASTAGPQNYISKQNACWLNWNESKALLAFVIPALTIVAINLVVLIVVLYKMLSRGVGAETQPAEKHALVVIARCVAILTPIFGLTWGFGIGTMVSQDLGIHVVFALLNSLQGFFILVFGTLLDSKVRESLPGKQLLQKFTSNSTNTTNAGTSSTFATDIPRKGRRSK, from the exons ATGGACAACTGTATATATGATTATATCGACAACCTGAAAAACCAACTTGAG TCTTTGCGTGTGGAGGAGATCCCAGGGTTTATGGCTAACCTCAGTTCTGTCACAGAACAGAATGGCATTGATATAATACAGTCTGCTGCTACCGTCAAAGCAATTGTCGACATTCTTTTTAAAATAGCCAACTTCCCACAAGCTACTTCCTTCAATAGTACAGTTATGGGG AGTTTCCTAAACACAGTGGACGTTATTGTATCAGTTAATGTCAGTAATACATGGAGCAAACTGAACAAAGGCAACAACACAGGAGACACCAGCATTAAACTTCTGAGTGCTATTGAGAATATAAGTGACCGTCTCACAGATGAATTTGCGTTTAATAAAACATCCATTCAGCTGAATAGAACTACATTTAACAACTCATTCACTTTAACCTCAGCACTGCCAAACTCAACAACAGAGATTGTATTACCACTGGTTCCTCATGAGACTACCATTACCATCATAATCTTCACAACTCTTGACAAAGTCCTACCTTCTCAAGGTACTAATGACAGCAGGAAATCAGATGTGCGCATCAATGGAGATGTGGTTGTTGTTAAGGTTAATGAGACTCTCAACAATATTTCTTTGACATTTGACATTACTGATCAGTCTTTGGGAAATCCTCAGTGTGTCTTTTGGAACTTCAATCTCAACACATGGGATTCCACTGGATGTAAAGTAAAGCGGAACAGCACTGGTAACATTACATGTGAATGTAACCACACAACCTCCTTTTCAATCCTAATGTCACCATTTAACATTGATCCCAATTATCGCACAGCCTTAGCCTATATAACTTACATTGGCGTAGCTATTTCGATGGCCAGCTTGATTATTTGTCTGATTATTGAGGCTATTGTATGGAAGTCAGTAAGAAGAAATGACACGTCCTACATGCGGCACGTCTCCATAGTCAACATTGCCGTGTCCCTGCTGATCGCAAACATCTGTTTTATCATTGGAGCTGCGATCGCAGAACAAGAACAGCCAACCTCAGTGGGTCGCTGCAGTCCAGTGGTTTTCTTCATGCACTTTTTTTACTTGGCTCTTTTCTTCTGGATGTTAATGTCAGCGCTGTTGCTCTTTTATCGTACAGTTATGGTCTTGTCTCAAATGTCAAGGGCCAAAATGATGGTCATTGCCTTCATGTCCGGTTATGGTGCACCTTTGCTCATAGCGGTTATTACTGTAGCATCAACAGCTGGACCTCAAAATTATATTTCCAAACAAAATGCATGCTGGCTGAACTGGAACGAATCAAAGGCCCTGCTGGCATTTGTGATTCCAGCTCTCACTATTGTAGCCATAAACCTTGTGGTTTTGATTGTGGTTCTGTACAAGATGTTGAGCAGAGGAGTTGGTGCCGAAACTCAACCTGCTGAGAAACATGCCCTGGTGGTCATTGCCAGGTGTGTGGCCATTTTGACTCCTATTTTTGGTCTAACATGGGGATTTGGCATTGGAACCATGGTGTCACAAGATTTAGGCATTCATGTGGTGTTTGCACTCCTCAACTCACTGCAG GGATTCTTTATCTTGGTGTTCGGAACGCTTTTAGACAGCAAG GTTCGTGAGTCACTACCAGGAAAACAGTTGCTACAGAAATTTACTTCCAACAGTACCAAT ACCACCAATGCAGGAACATCATCCACATTTGCCACTGACATTCCAAGGAAGGGAAGAAGGAGTAAGTAG